A section of the Paenibacillus odorifer genome encodes:
- a CDS encoding stage V sporulation protein D, translating into MKVSKVVTRRRMLWTLLGLAVLFGSLVVRLAYVQLSQGEELTAKVEDSLRRNIPFTAKRGEIMDREGVPLVSNITTPTVYAVPVQVKEKQKTAQQLAPLLGMTEEKLMTLLSKKEMSVKLQPGGRKITMDLAASIRDLQLPGIVVAEDSKRYYPYGDLAAHILGFTGIDNQGITGVESIYDNLLKGIAGNISYLSDAGGRLMPGSSEKYSAPQDGLNLELTIDKQIQSIMERELDQAMVKYQAQGAWAIAMNPKNGEILAMASRPGYEPASYKEYDAQIYNRNLPIWMTYEPGSTFKIITLAAALQEGKVDLQNDHFYDPGFIEVAGAKLRCWKKGGHGSQTFLQVVENSCNPGFVALGQRLGKESLFKYIRDFGFGSKTGIDLNGEANGILFKLSQVGPVELSTTAFGQGVSVTPIQQIAAVSAAINGGNLYKPHVTKAWVNPVTGETVSEVKPELVRQVISEETSKKVRAALESVVAKGTGRPAFIDGYRVGGKTGTAQKVVNGRYSPTEHIVSFIGFAPADDPQIVVYTAVDNPKGIQFGGVVAAPIVQNILEDSLHYMKVPERSDQLPKTYKYGETPIVTVPDLTGATVQDIYEDLNMNFNLARSGTGNTVINQAPKAGARVEQGSTIRIYMGASSE; encoded by the coding sequence ATGAAGGTTTCCAAAGTCGTAACACGGCGGAGAATGCTGTGGACATTGCTGGGACTGGCAGTGTTATTCGGTTCGCTGGTCGTGCGTCTTGCGTATGTGCAATTATCTCAAGGCGAGGAATTGACTGCGAAGGTAGAAGATTCCTTGCGCCGCAATATTCCTTTTACCGCTAAACGTGGTGAAATTATGGATCGTGAAGGTGTGCCGCTCGTTTCTAATATCACCACACCTACAGTGTATGCAGTACCGGTGCAGGTAAAAGAGAAGCAAAAGACAGCACAGCAATTAGCTCCACTGCTTGGGATGACTGAGGAGAAGCTGATGACATTGCTGTCCAAAAAAGAAATGTCGGTGAAACTTCAGCCCGGCGGCCGCAAAATTACGATGGATCTTGCCGCGAGCATCCGTGATTTGCAGCTGCCGGGCATCGTTGTCGCTGAGGATAGCAAAAGATATTACCCTTACGGCGATTTAGCCGCGCATATTTTAGGCTTCACAGGTATAGATAACCAGGGTATTACAGGAGTAGAGAGTATATATGACAATCTGCTCAAAGGCATAGCCGGCAATATTTCTTATTTGTCTGATGCAGGCGGAAGACTTATGCCTGGCTCATCTGAGAAATATTCTGCCCCTCAAGACGGACTTAATCTGGAGCTGACGATTGATAAACAGATCCAGTCCATTATGGAACGTGAGCTGGATCAGGCTATGGTAAAATATCAGGCGCAGGGTGCTTGGGCTATAGCTATGAATCCGAAGAATGGTGAGATACTAGCCATGGCTAGCAGACCGGGGTATGAACCAGCATCATACAAGGAATATGATGCGCAGATTTACAACCGGAATCTGCCTATCTGGATGACCTATGAACCTGGTTCAACGTTCAAAATCATTACTCTGGCTGCTGCGCTGCAGGAAGGTAAAGTAGATCTTCAGAACGATCATTTCTATGATCCGGGTTTTATCGAGGTAGCGGGCGCAAAGCTGCGCTGCTGGAAAAAGGGCGGCCACGGTAGTCAAACCTTTTTACAGGTAGTTGAGAACTCCTGTAACCCTGGGTTTGTCGCCTTAGGGCAACGGCTGGGAAAAGAATCACTTTTCAAATATATTCGTGATTTTGGTTTTGGCAGTAAAACGGGAATTGATCTGAATGGGGAAGCTAATGGCATTCTGTTCAAGCTCAGTCAAGTAGGTCCGGTAGAGCTTTCGACTACAGCCTTCGGCCAAGGGGTTTCGGTTACGCCTATTCAGCAGATTGCTGCGGTATCCGCGGCTATCAACGGCGGTAATCTCTATAAACCGCATGTAACAAAAGCATGGGTTAACCCGGTTACGGGAGAGACTGTATCAGAGGTGAAGCCAGAGCTTGTGCGGCAGGTCATTTCGGAGGAAACATCCAAGAAGGTGCGGGCAGCACTTGAGAGCGTGGTTGCCAAAGGCACAGGACGGCCGGCTTTTATTGACGGCTATCGTGTAGGTGGCAAGACGGGTACTGCACAGAAGGTTGTAAATGGACGTTATTCTCCAACAGAGCACATTGTTTCTTTTATTGGCTTTGCGCCAGCGGATGATCCTCAGATCGTTGTGTACACTGCCGTGGATAATCCGAAAGGGATTCAATTTGGGGGTGTGGTTGCAGCTCCAATCGTGCAAAATATTTTGGAAGACTCACTGCACTATATGAAGGTTCCGGAGCGCAGTGATCAGCTTCCCAAAACTTATAAGTATGGCGAAACTCCGATAGTGACCGTACCTGATCTTACCGGAGCAACGGTGCAGGATATCTATGAGGATTTAAATATGAATTTTAATCTTGCACGTTCAGGCACAGGAAATACGGTCATCAATCAAGCTCCTAAGGCTGGGGCCAGAGTAGAACAGGGCTCAACCATCAGGATTTATATGGGAGCATCTAGTGAATAA
- a CDS encoding penicillin-binding transpeptidase domain-containing protein, translating to MLKRIKLRTLFIGGCITLFFLVLIVRVFWIQVMQGEEWQEKAATLWAHTSTIKAERGTISDRNGSVLASDVPAYTVVVNPEVIQQQGIGEEVITGLHELLGKPEDELRKLVEAKDEKTGAYLKNREIRNEGWKIDQELADKVKEFYVALGKEHKIQETGIGLVREQKRYYPKDELAAHILGYTDRDGNAIMGLEKYFDTELKGADGKLLYQSDGQGVKLPDSQDTYKPVVNGSNFKLTIDSTIQHYIEEAMQKAYAQYKPKSMSVIAADPNTMEILGLANMPTYNPNEFWKTGAEGAGFYNHAIKSTYEPGSTFKIVTLAAAVEEKLFDPVATFLSGSIRIKGYSKALHDINHAGWGQISFLEGVKRSSNVLFVKLYEMLGQDKLLQYINDFGFNEKTGIDLPGEASGVVNPNVGRPIEIATLAYGHGKVLVTPLQQLVAVSAIANGGKLMTPYVVKEVTNPNTGETKVTEPSVVRQVIDEESAKKTGEYLEQVVADQVKGTGRNAYIDGYRVAGKTGTAIKVEGKDYVKSKVLVSFIGYAPVDDPKIAVIVIIDEPNVEVGGGKAAAPVFKEIVSQSLQYMGVPKLASEASDSSSKKPAKTETVALRTTPDLTDKTMKEAREALLDQGFDYVVVGEGSAVESQYPEAGTKLATGQRIYLLSPQGAQPTIPDLKGESLRDALEILTLLKVEIAVDGEGYVSEQIVGTQNGKTLVTLKMKPLNDYGEDIPVAPPADEGTDSESGT from the coding sequence ATGCTGAAAAGAATAAAACTTCGCACGCTGTTTATAGGAGGGTGTATTACCCTCTTTTTTCTTGTTTTGATCGTTAGAGTGTTCTGGATTCAAGTTATGCAAGGTGAGGAATGGCAGGAAAAGGCCGCCACACTTTGGGCACATACCTCAACTATCAAAGCGGAGCGAGGTACGATTTCTGACCGTAACGGGAGTGTGCTCGCTAGCGATGTCCCTGCTTATACCGTGGTGGTGAATCCTGAAGTGATTCAACAACAAGGCATTGGGGAAGAGGTCATCACAGGATTACACGAATTGCTAGGCAAACCAGAGGATGAGCTGCGTAAGCTGGTTGAAGCCAAGGACGAAAAGACGGGTGCTTACCTCAAGAACCGTGAAATACGTAATGAAGGCTGGAAGATTGATCAGGAGCTTGCCGATAAGGTGAAAGAATTTTATGTAGCCCTAGGTAAAGAACATAAAATTCAAGAGACCGGTATTGGGCTTGTTAGAGAGCAGAAACGATATTATCCAAAAGATGAATTAGCTGCACATATCTTAGGTTATACAGATAGGGACGGCAATGCTATCATGGGACTGGAAAAATACTTTGATACGGAGCTTAAGGGTGCCGATGGCAAGCTGCTTTATCAAAGTGACGGTCAAGGGGTAAAATTGCCGGATTCACAAGATACCTATAAGCCAGTAGTAAATGGAAGTAATTTCAAGCTTACAATCGATAGTACGATCCAGCATTATATAGAAGAGGCCATGCAAAAGGCGTATGCGCAATATAAGCCAAAAAGTATGAGTGTCATTGCTGCTGATCCGAACACGATGGAGATTTTGGGATTAGCCAACATGCCTACCTATAATCCAAATGAATTTTGGAAGACCGGGGCTGAAGGGGCAGGATTCTATAATCATGCTATTAAATCTACTTATGAGCCTGGTTCCACCTTCAAAATTGTAACGCTTGCCGCCGCAGTAGAAGAGAAGCTTTTTGATCCTGTTGCGACATTTTTGTCCGGGTCCATCCGGATAAAGGGATATAGTAAGGCACTGCATGATATTAATCATGCTGGATGGGGGCAAATCAGTTTTCTTGAAGGTGTGAAACGTTCTAGTAACGTTCTATTCGTTAAGCTATATGAAATGCTCGGACAGGACAAGCTATTACAGTATATCAATGATTTTGGCTTCAATGAGAAAACGGGAATCGATCTGCCAGGAGAAGCAAGCGGGGTCGTTAACCCTAATGTTGGACGTCCTATAGAAATTGCGACACTCGCATATGGACACGGAAAAGTGCTAGTAACCCCACTTCAGCAGCTCGTTGCCGTATCTGCTATCGCTAATGGGGGGAAGTTGATGACTCCGTATGTAGTTAAGGAGGTCACAAACCCTAACACTGGTGAGACAAAGGTTACTGAGCCTAGTGTAGTGCGTCAGGTGATTGATGAGGAAAGCGCCAAGAAAACGGGTGAATATTTGGAGCAGGTTGTTGCTGACCAAGTAAAAGGAACAGGGCGTAACGCTTATATTGACGGCTATCGCGTGGCAGGAAAGACAGGAACGGCTATCAAGGTTGAAGGTAAGGATTATGTGAAATCCAAAGTACTTGTCTCCTTTATTGGTTATGCTCCTGTTGATGATCCAAAGATCGCTGTTATTGTCATTATTGACGAACCGAACGTTGAGGTTGGCGGCGGTAAGGCAGCTGCTCCAGTATTTAAAGAGATTGTATCCCAGTCTCTGCAATACATGGGAGTACCTAAGCTGGCGTCTGAGGCTAGTGATAGCAGCAGCAAAAAGCCGGCTAAGACTGAAACAGTCGCACTTCGGACTACACCAGATCTAACAGACAAGACGATGAAGGAAGCAAGAGAAGCACTTTTGGATCAAGGCTTCGATTATGTAGTGGTCGGAGAAGGATCTGCTGTAGAGAGTCAATATCCTGAGGCAGGTACGAAGCTTGCTACAGGGCAACGGATCTATTTATTAAGTCCGCAGGGGGCTCAGCCTACCATTCCAGATTTAAAAGGGGAATCCCTGCGTGATGCACTTGAAATTCTAACTCTACTAAAAGTAGAGATTGCGGTAGACGGAGAAGGTTACGTCTCAGAACAGATTGTAGGAACGCAAAATGGCAAGACCTTGGTCACTTTGAAAATGAAGCCATTAAATGATTATGGCGAAGATATTCCCGTGGCCCCGCCTGCTGATGAGGGGACAGATTCCGAGAGCGGAACATAG
- a CDS encoding septum formation initiator family protein has product MAYTRGNLAVQPKRKEEVNPLYREKTKVVTRRRVLPLQEKLLYMLTLGVCVLVAITLISRYVQIYDLNLQAQKLDQDIATAKKQISTYQMEKQNLEQKVAQKARDLGYVSPDENATIYIPASSATTPGDN; this is encoded by the coding sequence ATGGCCTATACCCGCGGCAATTTAGCAGTTCAGCCCAAAAGAAAAGAAGAGGTAAACCCCCTTTACCGCGAGAAGACAAAAGTAGTTACCAGACGAAGAGTACTTCCGCTGCAAGAGAAACTTTTGTATATGCTGACGCTAGGAGTATGCGTTCTGGTGGCGATCACCCTGATTTCACGTTACGTCCAAATTTATGATTTGAACTTGCAGGCTCAGAAATTAGATCAGGATATTGCAACAGCCAAGAAGCAGATTTCTACGTATCAGATGGAAAAGCAGAATCTAGAGCAGAAAGTCGCCCAAAAAGCACGGGATCTTGGTTATGTGTCTCCGGATGAGAATGCAACAATCTATATTCCGGCAAGCTCGGCAACGACTCCAGGTGATAATTAG
- the rsmH gene encoding 16S rRNA (cytosine(1402)-N(4))-methyltransferase RsmH, producing the protein MFHHITVLKEEATEGLHIKKDGIYVDCTLGGAGHSSLIASKLSGEGRLICLDQDDWALENAKERLAEYGDKVVTIKTNFRDLESVLKDVPFVPQTDGIPQVDGVLFDLGVSSPQFDEGERGFSYNHDAPLDMRMDQSALLTAAEIVNTWSEQEIARVLFQYGEEKFSRRIARKIVDRREEAPIETTGELAELIKEGIPAAARRTGGHPAKRSFQGLRIAVNDELGAFEEGLHSAVRCLAPGGRVSVITFHSLEDRICKQIFSSYLSRCTCPPDFPFCVCGAKGTLKLINRKPLVPSEEELELNTRARSAKLRIAEKL; encoded by the coding sequence TTGTTTCACCACATCACGGTGCTTAAGGAAGAAGCGACAGAAGGGCTGCACATCAAAAAAGACGGAATCTATGTAGATTGCACTCTCGGTGGAGCGGGACACAGCTCACTTATCGCTTCCAAGCTTAGCGGCGAAGGCCGTTTAATCTGTTTGGATCAAGATGATTGGGCTTTGGAGAACGCAAAAGAAAGATTAGCGGAATACGGAGACAAGGTTGTGACTATTAAGACTAACTTCCGTGATCTGGAGAGTGTACTTAAGGATGTGCCCTTTGTGCCACAAACAGATGGTATTCCCCAAGTAGATGGAGTGCTCTTTGATCTTGGCGTATCCTCTCCCCAGTTTGACGAAGGGGAACGAGGCTTTAGTTACAATCATGATGCTCCGCTGGACATGCGCATGGATCAGTCAGCACTTTTGACGGCTGCTGAAATTGTGAATACATGGTCCGAGCAGGAGATTGCCCGTGTTCTTTTCCAATATGGAGAAGAGAAATTCTCGCGGAGAATCGCTAGAAAAATTGTAGACAGAAGAGAAGAAGCTCCTATTGAGACAACAGGAGAATTAGCAGAACTGATCAAGGAAGGTATCCCGGCAGCTGCTCGAAGAACAGGAGGGCATCCCGCTAAACGTAGCTTTCAAGGATTAAGGATTGCTGTGAATGACGAATTGGGTGCTTTTGAAGAAGGGCTACATAGTGCAGTACGTTGCCTTGCACCAGGAGGCAGAGTATCCGTCATCACCTTTCATTCGCTCGAAGACCGAATTTGCAAGCAAATTTTTAGCAGCTATTTAAGCAGATGTACATGCCCGCCTGACTTTCCGTTTTGCGTATGCGGCGCGAAAGGCACGCTTAAGTTAATCAATCGTAAACCGCTTGTGCCTTCTGAAGAAGAGCTTGAGCTTAATACCCGAGCCCGCTCAGCTAAGCTGCGCATTGCAGAAAAATTGTAA
- the mraZ gene encoding division/cell wall cluster transcriptional repressor MraZ, with translation MFMGEYQHSIDDKGRIIIPAKLRELLGTSFVTTRGLDSCLFVYPMEEWAIMEQKLKSLSLMKSDARAFSRFFFSGATECVWDKQGRVNLPANLRQYAKLDKDCVILGVSNRVEIWNKELWEQYFEQSEESFNEIAEKLVDFNFDL, from the coding sequence ATGTTCATGGGAGAGTATCAACACAGCATTGACGACAAAGGCCGAATCATTATTCCGGCTAAACTCCGTGAATTGCTCGGAACCTCCTTCGTGACGACCCGCGGCCTAGACTCCTGCCTGTTTGTTTATCCCATGGAAGAATGGGCAATCATGGAACAAAAGCTTAAAAGCCTTTCGCTGATGAAATCAGATGCCCGCGCATTTAGCCGCTTTTTTTTCTCAGGTGCAACTGAATGTGTTTGGGATAAGCAGGGAAGGGTAAATCTGCCGGCTAATTTACGGCAGTATGCCAAACTGGACAAAGACTGTGTCATTCTGGGCGTTTCGAACCGGGTGGAAATCTGGAACAAAGAGCTTTGGGAACAGTACTTCGAACAGTCCGAGGAATCGTTCAACGAAATCGCTGAGAAATTGGTGGATTTCAATTTTGATCTATAA
- a CDS encoding adenosylhomocysteinase has translation MMSSSKQNSIVADMSLAPEGHLKIDWVRQHMPVLNRIREQFEAEQPFKGLKVSITLHLEAKTAYLAKVVKAGGADVTITGSNPLSTQDDVCAALVEDGITVFAKYNPSPEEFKALNIKALESKPDLIIDDGGDFATLLHSERPDLMENIRGGAEETTTGIIRLKALQKQGVLKFPMVAVNDAYCKYLFDNRYGTGQSAWDGIIRTTNLIVAGKTVVVVGYGWCGKGVAMRAKGLGAKVVVTEVDAIKAVEAHMDGFEVMPMLEAAKVGDFFVTVTGNRYVIRGEHYDVMKDGAIMCNAGHFDVEVNKPELSERSVSQRTVRKNIEEYQLRDGRKLYLLAEGRLVNLGAADGHPAEIMDTTFALQALSLKYVNDNYKSIGVKVENVPYELDEQVARYKLESLGINIDSLTPAQVDYLDSWNLND, from the coding sequence ATAATGAGTTCATCTAAACAAAATAGTATCGTGGCTGATATGTCACTCGCACCGGAAGGGCATTTGAAAATCGACTGGGTTCGCCAGCATATGCCGGTACTGAACCGTATTCGTGAGCAGTTTGAAGCAGAACAGCCATTTAAAGGTCTGAAAGTATCGATCACATTGCATTTGGAAGCTAAAACCGCTTATTTGGCGAAGGTTGTCAAAGCTGGTGGTGCAGATGTAACCATTACAGGTTCGAATCCACTTTCTACACAGGATGATGTATGTGCAGCGCTTGTGGAGGATGGAATCACAGTATTTGCTAAATACAATCCGTCTCCTGAAGAATTTAAAGCCCTTAATATCAAGGCACTGGAGAGCAAACCGGACTTGATTATTGATGACGGTGGGGATTTTGCTACATTGCTGCATTCGGAGCGTCCTGATCTGATGGAGAATATTCGCGGGGGTGCTGAAGAAACAACAACCGGGATTATTCGTCTAAAAGCTCTGCAAAAGCAAGGCGTATTGAAGTTCCCAATGGTCGCGGTTAATGATGCCTACTGCAAATATTTGTTTGATAACCGTTATGGCACTGGCCAATCGGCATGGGATGGAATTATTCGCACAACCAACCTTATCGTAGCGGGTAAAACAGTAGTTGTTGTCGGTTACGGCTGGTGTGGTAAAGGTGTTGCCATGCGCGCCAAAGGGCTTGGAGCAAAAGTGGTTGTCACAGAAGTTGATGCGATTAAAGCCGTTGAAGCACATATGGACGGTTTTGAAGTAATGCCAATGCTGGAAGCAGCTAAGGTTGGTGATTTCTTCGTTACAGTAACTGGTAACCGTTATGTAATTCGCGGTGAACATTATGATGTGATGAAGGATGGAGCGATCATGTGCAACGCGGGCCATTTCGACGTTGAAGTGAATAAGCCTGAGTTGTCGGAAAGATCCGTATCCCAACGTACCGTTCGCAAAAATATCGAAGAGTACCAGCTTCGTGACGGACGTAAATTATATCTGCTTGCCGAAGGCAGACTTGTAAATCTGGGTGCTGCTGATGGTCACCCTGCTGAAATTATGGATACAACCTTTGCGCTCCAGGCGCTGTCGCTGAAATATGTAAATGATAATTATAAGAGCATTGGCGTAAAAGTTGAGAATGTTCCTTATGAGCTGGATGAGCAAGTAGCACGTTATAAGCTGGAAAGTCTGGGCATTAACATCGATAGCCTGACTCCGGCGCAAGTGGATTATTTGGACAGCTGGAATTTGAACGATTAA
- the bshC gene encoding bacillithiol biosynthesis cysteine-adding enzyme BshC — MNIVTEPLKGGSALSRDYIDHFEKVSHLYGGDFRNKESRSRRADWLDSRESLRADRTQIAGCLRQYNEKHNSHDAVMASLALLEQPGTLVVTGGQQSGLFTGPLLVVYKAATTIMAAKEAAEQLGRPVVPLFWIAGEDHDWDEVNHTYVLNRTQEITKIKIEKSEEKRSSVSDIRVEEESWQQVVEQLDGLLQESDFKPQIMEFIRTSSFRADSMTDAFAKLMGSLFGKFGLILLDSADPNLRKLEQPFFTSLIMQNDALETAYMNSASDIVGAGYELQADVTAGNANLFYIHEGTRLLLHKKDGIFTDRKGQVSFTRDELLEEVQAHPERFSNNVLTRPLMQDYVLPVLATVLGQGEIAYWAIPRRAFETIGGEMPLIIPRMSFTVVEGTLHKHMDKYQLSFEDVRQGLDHKRHEWLAAQDELGIERRFEETKTSFAAMYEPLIEQLGTVQAGLLKLGNNNKEKILDQITFLQAKAQDAMAKQNEAAIRQWERIELSLMPLGKLQERVYNIMYYLNRYGLVWLDELMTVEPDYSGTHRIIYM, encoded by the coding sequence ATGAATATTGTAACGGAACCGCTCAAGGGTGGATCTGCACTCTCGCGCGACTATATAGATCATTTTGAAAAGGTTAGTCATTTGTACGGTGGGGATTTCCGCAATAAAGAAAGTAGAAGTAGACGGGCCGATTGGCTAGATAGCAGAGAAAGCCTTCGTGCCGACCGGACTCAGATTGCTGGGTGTCTACGACAATATAATGAAAAGCATAATTCGCATGATGCGGTGATGGCTTCGCTGGCGCTCTTAGAGCAGCCGGGGACATTAGTGGTGACAGGTGGGCAGCAAAGCGGACTATTTACTGGACCCCTGTTAGTGGTATATAAAGCTGCAACTACCATTATGGCGGCAAAAGAAGCAGCTGAACAACTCGGCCGACCTGTAGTTCCTTTATTCTGGATTGCAGGTGAAGATCATGACTGGGATGAAGTGAATCATACGTATGTACTGAATCGTACGCAGGAGATTACTAAGATTAAGATAGAAAAGTCAGAAGAGAAACGCTCCTCAGTAAGTGATATTCGTGTAGAAGAGGAAAGCTGGCAGCAGGTAGTAGAACAGTTAGACGGTCTGCTTCAGGAAAGCGACTTTAAGCCGCAGATCATGGAATTCATTCGCACTTCTTCTTTTAGAGCTGATAGTATGACGGATGCATTTGCCAAGCTGATGGGTTCATTATTTGGTAAATTTGGTCTGATTCTGCTTGATTCTGCTGATCCCAACTTACGTAAGTTAGAACAGCCATTTTTCACTTCGCTAATTATGCAGAATGATGCACTGGAAACAGCGTATATGAATTCTGCTTCTGATATTGTGGGCGCTGGATATGAGCTTCAGGCTGATGTTACAGCTGGCAATGCCAACCTCTTTTATATTCATGAAGGTACACGGCTTCTGCTTCACAAGAAGGACGGAATCTTTACGGATCGCAAGGGTCAGGTATCCTTTACCCGTGATGAATTACTTGAGGAGGTGCAGGCACATCCGGAACGCTTTAGCAACAATGTGCTGACACGTCCACTTATGCAGGATTATGTGCTGCCTGTTCTGGCAACGGTGCTGGGTCAAGGTGAGATTGCTTACTGGGCCATTCCGCGCCGTGCGTTTGAGACCATTGGGGGAGAAATGCCGTTAATTATCCCTAGAATGTCTTTTACTGTCGTAGAAGGTACGCTGCACAAGCATATGGACAAATATCAACTTAGCTTTGAGGATGTAAGACAAGGACTGGATCATAAAAGACATGAATGGCTGGCCGCACAGGATGAGCTCGGGATTGAACGCCGTTTTGAAGAAACCAAAACCTCATTTGCCGCCATGTACGAACCGCTGATTGAGCAGCTTGGAACGGTTCAGGCCGGTCTGCTTAAGCTGGGGAATAACAATAAAGAGAAGATTCTAGATCAGATTACTTTTTTACAGGCGAAAGCCCAAGATGCAATGGCAAAACAGAACGAAGCTGCAATCCGGCAATGGGAGCGAATCGAGCTGTCATTAATGCCACTGGGTAAACTGCAGGAAAGAGTGTACAATATCATGTATTACTTGAACCGGTACGGGCTTGTTTGGCTGGATGAGCTAATGACGGTTGAACCGGATTACAGTGGAACACATCGCATCATTTATATGTAA
- a CDS encoding ABC transporter ATP-binding protein, with product MSKNLIEVEGLKKYFNVGKGKVLKAVDNINFTIREGETLGMVGESGCGKTTAGRTILRLYEPTAGSVKYNGTDIYKLPGNQMKAMRRDMQMIFQDPYASLNPRFTVSDIIGEALDIHGMAGSRAERKKRIEELLDMVGLNHDHATRYPHEFSGGQRQRIGIARSLAVNPKFIVCDEPISALDVSIQAQVVNLLKELQDRLGLTYLFIAHDLSMVKHISDRVAVMYLGKMVELAESEELYANPIHPYTKSLLSAIPVPDPEIEVNKKRIHLHDELGSPIYSANDKTNDSDFELVEVSKGHFVSKKFA from the coding sequence TTGAGTAAGAACCTAATAGAGGTAGAAGGTCTTAAGAAATATTTTAATGTAGGTAAAGGTAAGGTTCTTAAGGCTGTTGATAATATTAACTTCACGATCCGTGAGGGCGAGACACTTGGGATGGTAGGTGAGTCCGGTTGTGGTAAGACTACTGCTGGACGTACGATTCTTCGCTTGTATGAGCCAACTGCTGGAAGTGTGAAATATAATGGTACAGACATTTATAAATTACCTGGAAATCAAATGAAGGCTATGCGCCGTGACATGCAAATGATTTTCCAAGATCCGTACGCATCGCTTAACCCGCGGTTTACGGTTTCTGATATCATCGGCGAGGCACTGGACATTCACGGAATGGCTGGCAGCCGTGCAGAACGTAAGAAACGGATTGAAGAACTGCTGGATATGGTTGGTCTTAATCATGACCATGCAACCCGTTATCCGCATGAATTCTCCGGTGGACAACGTCAACGTATCGGGATTGCCCGTTCGTTAGCGGTTAATCCTAAGTTCATCGTTTGTGATGAGCCGATTTCCGCACTTGACGTATCCATTCAAGCTCAGGTCGTTAACTTGCTTAAAGAATTGCAAGATCGTCTGGGATTGACTTATCTTTTCATCGCGCATGATCTGTCCATGGTTAAACATATCAGTGATCGCGTAGCAGTTATGTACTTGGGTAAAATGGTTGAGTTGGCGGAAAGTGAAGAGCTATATGCAAATCCTATCCACCCTTATACTAAATCCCTATTGTCGGCTATTCCAGTTCCGGACCCGGAAATTGAAGTTAACAAAAAACGTATTCACTTGCATGATGAGCTTGGCAGCCCTATTTATTCTGCTAACGATAAGACCAATGACAGTGACTTTGAATTAGTAGAAGTATCTAAAGGCCACTTTGTCAGCAAAAAATTCGCATAA
- a CDS encoding ABC transporter ATP-binding protein, translated as MEPILQVKDLHISFFVKGGEVQAVRGMNFEIGKGETVAIVGESGSGKSVTAQSIMRLIPSPPSKVKKGEIIFQGQNLLDKSMKEMESIRGKDIGMIFQDPMTSLNPTIKVGKQITEVLIKHQKMSAAEAKKQGMEMLKLVGIKNAEARFNQYPHEFSGGMRQRVMIAIALACRPALLIADEPTTALDVTIQAQIMEVMREMQQKLGTSIILITHDLGVVAGMCDRVIVMYAGEVVETGTRWEIFKNPQHPYTKGLLRSMPRLDQKKGEPLIPIIGTPPDLIKPPIGCPFTARCNEAMHVCEQIDPGATEFSETHMARCWNLHSMAKEVQYS; from the coding sequence ATGGAACCTATTTTACAAGTCAAAGATTTGCATATTTCCTTTTTTGTTAAGGGCGGAGAAGTACAAGCTGTCCGTGGTATGAATTTTGAAATTGGCAAAGGCGAAACGGTTGCCATCGTCGGCGAGTCCGGCAGCGGTAAGAGTGTAACTGCTCAATCGATTATGCGTTTGATCCCTTCTCCACCTTCTAAAGTGAAAAAGGGAGAAATTATTTTTCAAGGACAGAATCTGCTAGACAAAAGCATGAAAGAAATGGAATCTATTCGCGGTAAAGATATTGGCATGATTTTTCAAGACCCGATGACTTCTCTGAACCCAACCATCAAAGTGGGCAAACAGATCACTGAAGTTTTGATTAAACATCAGAAAATGTCAGCGGCCGAAGCGAAAAAGCAAGGTATGGAGATGTTGAAATTAGTAGGCATCAAAAATGCGGAGGCTCGCTTTAACCAATATCCCCACGAATTCTCAGGCGGTATGCGCCAGCGTGTAATGATCGCAATCGCGTTAGCTTGCCGTCCGGCTTTGCTGATAGCGGATGAGCCTACAACGGCTCTAGATGTAACCATTCAGGCGCAGATCATGGAAGTTATGAGAGAGATGCAGCAAAAACTAGGTACCTCCATTATTCTGATTACACATGATCTCGGCGTAGTTGCTGGCATGTGTGATCGGGTGATTGTAATGTATGCAGGTGAGGTTGTGGAGACCGGAACAAGATGGGAAATCTTTAAAAATCCACAACATCCATACACCAAAGGTCTGCTGCGCTCAATGCCGCGTCTGGACCAAAAGAAAGGCGAGCCGCTTATTCCGATCATCGGCACACCGCCAGATCTGATCAAGCCGCCGATCGGCTGTCCGTTCACTGCTCGTTGCAATGAAGCGATGCATGTGTGCGAACAAATCGATCCCGGCGCCACAGAATTCAGCGAAACGCATATGGCGCGTTGCTGGAATCTGCATTCGATGGCCAAGGAGGTGCAGTACTCTTGA